Proteins encoded by one window of Ignavibacteriota bacterium:
- a CDS encoding DUF302 domain-containing protein, translated as MNYGISKTLNLTYEQAIEKVTEELKKEGFGVLTTIDVKDTLKKKINADYTKYIILGACNPSFAYQTLQAEEQIGLLLPCNVIVYEKGNETVVAAFDPMVMGQLIDNPKIEPVAMEVRLRLERVIAAM; from the coding sequence ATGAACTACGGTATCTCGAAAACACTCAACCTCACCTACGAACAGGCAATCGAAAAAGTCACGGAAGAACTGAAGAAGGAAGGGTTCGGCGTGCTGACAACCATTGACGTGAAAGACACGCTCAAGAAAAAAATAAACGCAGATTATACAAAGTATATCATTCTCGGAGCGTGTAACCCATCCTTTGCATATCAAACATTGCAGGCGGAAGAACAAATCGGTTTGTTGTTGCCGTGCAATGTTATTGTGTATGAAAAAGGAAACGAAACTGTTGTCGCCGCATTCGACCCGATGGTGATGGGACAGTTGATTGACAACCCGAAGATTGAACCGGTAGCGATGGAAGTTCGCTTACGTTTGGAGCGGGTGATTGCCGCTATGTAG
- the msrA gene encoding peptide-methionine (S)-S-oxide reductase MsrA, whose protein sequence is MNQRQLSTFGAGCFWCVEAVFQRLNGVVSVVSGYAGGQVNNPTYKEVCNGTTGHAEVCQVTFDPNIISFSELLEVFWQTHDPTTLNRQGNDVGTQYRSVIFYHNEEQKQIAEQYMQQLDESGVFGKPIVTTLEPFTIFFEAEDYHQNYYNENGMAPYCLFVVKPKVEKFQKRFSEKVKGGRS, encoded by the coding sequence ATGAATCAACGACAACTATCAACGTTTGGAGCCGGATGTTTCTGGTGTGTCGAAGCAGTCTTTCAGAGATTGAACGGAGTAGTATCCGTCGTCTCCGGCTACGCAGGCGGTCAGGTGAACAATCCTACGTACAAAGAAGTTTGCAACGGAACAACAGGACATGCAGAAGTCTGCCAGGTTACCTTCGACCCGAACATCATTTCGTTTTCCGAACTGCTCGAAGTCTTCTGGCAAACGCACGACCCGACGACACTGAACAGACAGGGGAATGATGTCGGCACGCAATACCGCTCCGTCATTTTCTATCACAACGAAGAACAGAAACAGATTGCCGAACAGTACATGCAACAACTCGATGAATCAGGCGTGTTCGGAAAACCAATTGTCACCACGCTCGAACCGTTCACAATCTTCTTTGAAGCCGAAGACTATCACCAAAATTATTACAATGAAAACGGCATGGCGCCGTATTGTTTATTCGTTGTGAAACCGAAGGTGGAGAAGTTTCAGAAGAGGTTCAGTGAGAAGGTGAAAGGTGGTAGGTCGTAA
- a CDS encoding type II toxin-antitoxin system HicB family antitoxin, whose amino-acid sequence MKLKVIIHEAEEGGFWAEVPSIPGCATQGESFEELLQNIYEAVEGCLLVDIDQPTLTGNERIVEIAV is encoded by the coding sequence ATGAAATTGAAAGTCATTATTCACGAAGCAGAAGAAGGCGGCTTCTGGGCAGAAGTCCCATCCATCCCCGGTTGTGCCACCCAGGGAGAATCATTCGAAGAACTTCTTCAAAATATTTATGAAGCGGTGGAAGGATGTTTGTTGGTAGATATTGACCAACCAACTCTTACGGGAAATGAGAGAATTGTAGAAATTGCAGTATGA
- a CDS encoding type II toxin-antitoxin system HicA family toxin, which yields MRQLSGKELASILEHHGWELLRVHGSHHIFGKTGSKFRISIPIHGNTPLKKGLQRHLLALAGLKESDI from the coding sequence ATGAGACAACTATCGGGGAAAGAACTTGCATCAATCCTCGAACATCATGGGTGGGAATTACTGCGGGTACACGGCAGTCACCATATCTTCGGGAAGACGGGAAGTAAATTCAGAATTTCTATCCCGATACATGGAAATACTCCATTGAAAAAAGGATTGCAGAGACATCTTCTTGCTCTTGCTGGATTGAAGGAGAGTGACATTTAA
- a CDS encoding type II toxin-antitoxin system VapC family toxin, translated as MKFLLDTAIFIWYITEDEKLSQKHREIIRDSRNSVYLSAVSIWEAIVKQQTGKLTLIEPAYEYPIEMRQQHQILPLPLTEQQIRELPLLPSIHRDPFDRMLTCQFAKDKPNLAVY; from the coding sequence ATGAAGTTTCTTCTTGATACTGCAATTTTTATTTGGTACATAACCGAAGATGAAAAGTTATCACAAAAGCACAGAGAAATAATCCGTGATTCCCGTAATAGTGTTTACCTGAGCGCTGTTTCAATTTGGGAAGCAATTGTGAAACAGCAGACCGGGAAACTTACTCTCATCGAACCTGCATACGAGTATCCTATTGAGATGCGTCAACAACATCAGATTCTTCCTCTCCCTCTGACTGAACAGCAGATTCGAGAACTTCCTCTGTTACCATCAATCCATCGCGACCCGTTTGATAGAATGTTAACGTGTCAGTTCGCAAAAGATAAACCTAACCTTGCGGTTTACTAA
- a CDS encoding type II toxin-antitoxin system Phd/YefM family antitoxin, whose protein sequence is MTIALEEFYSNVQQYIESVLKGENLVIAQKDQPAIRMEPIEHEINQPRPYGLAKGKIFIADDFDDPLPDYILDEFEGK, encoded by the coding sequence ATGACTATAGCATTAGAAGAATTTTATTCGAACGTTCAACAGTATATCGAATCAGTGTTGAAGGGTGAAAATCTCGTCATTGCACAAAAAGACCAGCCGGCTATCCGGATGGAACCAATTGAGCATGAAATCAATCAGCCACGCCCGTACGGACTGGCAAAAGGGAAAATTTTTATAGCAGATGATTTTGATGACCCGCTTCCTGATTATATTCTTGATGAATTTGAAGGCAAATGA